Below is a genomic region from Helianthus annuus cultivar XRQ/B chromosome 2, HanXRQr2.0-SUNRISE, whole genome shotgun sequence.
GCTTCATCAGATCTTTCAATTCACCAACAATGGTTTCAATAGATGACATTCTCTCTGTCAAAATCTTTGTATTTTAATTCATCACCTAATTTAATAGGATCATAtgaattcccaccagaggtggttgtatCTGCTTTTGTGATAGGAGTAGACTCCAAATCATTATTAGcagatgcccctttttcttggttctggggacttccctctGCATCAGTGGTTACTGTAGTAGCCACAGCAGTGGTTGCCTTCAATGGAGTCTTAGAAATGAAACTAATGTCCAAATGTAAATCAGTGGAGTTGAcatttgtagtagctgctccacttgaaataCCATCAAGAATTTCGTGAAATTCAAGAGGTGTAGCCTCCTCAGTAATGTGTTGGTGAGAGGGGCTGCTATGAGTCTGAATGTCAATAGCTTCAAACAATGTTACAAAGTAGGGGTGTGcataaaaccgaattaaccgacccataaccgaaataaccgaaaaaaccgaaccgaaaaaaccgaaccgaaaaaactgAACCGAACGGAAAACCGATGGgtcggtttttaatttttttaaaaaccgaCAATCATGGGTCGGTTATGGTTTTCTACATTTCCATAACCGCCATAACCGAACCGACCCGCTAGCTAGTAAAATCATGGTTAACCAACCCATATAACTGACCCATATGCATAACCGATCCGATATtctatatttttcaaaatttcaaattgCTGGACATGGAGGAATACCAAAGGACGAGCATTGAATtaattaaaacaataaaaaatatcCCGTATTTTGGAATACGCGGTTACTTATTAATATTAGGGTTCCAAAGTGTATTCAGATTTCAGCCATTCAGGTCGTCCTTTCAGTGTGTCCATTGATCTAAGGAACAAGAGTTCAATTCAAAGTTCGACTTCCAGTTCAAAGTTCCAGCTTCCAGGTACAGATTAGCTTCTTTACGTATTGATTAACTGATTTTTTCTTTACGTATTGATTAACCGATTGTTTCTTTACGTATTGtggtattttttttcttttgaacgaCATAAATAACTGATTATGCTTTACGAAACTGATTAGCTGATTATGCTTTACGAGACTTATTATCTGATTAACTTTTTTCTTTTGAACTGTTAACTGATTAGCTTCTAGGTATTGATCTTTAGTCTTTACGAAACTGATTACCTACCAAGTATTGATCTTTAagtattgattaactgattagcTTCCAGGTATTGCGATCTTTACGTATTGCGATCTTTACGAACTGATTAACTGTTTATGtgttgattaactgattaattgtttcTGTATTGAAAACTGATTAGCTTCCAGGTTTACGTATTACACCTTAACTGATTAACTGTTTCTGTATTGATTAACTGGTTAACCGACCCATAATTGACCACCATAACCATCAAAACCGCCATAACCGAAACCGCCATAACCACCGATTATGGTTATGACTTTTCAATAACCGACGtctcggttatggttatggttatgacccaaaaccgacccatgcacacccctattACAAAGGTTGGTTAAATAAAAGATGAAGGGATTGGTGTGGAAATAGACATTGCCCCGTGAGAAGGGCTTTTAAGCATACTCTCAAATGAGGGTAtggcatcatattgtggtgtccccgTGAATACAACATAttccttttgtgaggaatcaTGAGGAGTTTGGTTTAAGAGTTAAGATCTTTCCACATGTTGTGAGAAAGTAacagcagtggtttctagtgacatttgtgttgtcacagggttaacctctaggatctcatcttccagaggatcCGTTtttgtgggtttggtgggctttttggattctgttttggtctttttgggttttgttgGTGGGGGTTTCACAGCAAGGGTTGTAGTGCTGTGAtcaccaagagcagtgggctcagcaacagAGCTTTGAGGAGCAAATGTGGACTCATCTAAAATTTTCTCATTCCTCTTTGCTTGTGTTTTAGAAACTTTTGAGTCTTTGGCCATAAGGCGagtaaaagtttcagatgttagccaaacagaggtttcaaaaacagttgttttcaacagacttttaaggattttttttaaatagctaTTTTTAAGAATGGACTTTTGATGTTCTGAAGACATTTTAcaaagatctgatggctaacatctgtccacgcCAGAACCTCTATtgtgataatggatgacagttgtttggaaacctctgttgggcaacaacagatgttggcaacagtGATAAGTCAACAGTCGTTAGGATAAACAGaactttcagcagtggatgaatttttagccaaacataagttttaaaaacagttgttttcaacaaacttttaaggatttttgaattttttttttaaaaatagctattttttaGAATGGACTTTTGATGATTCTTAACcaacttaataaaaaaaatttatggTTCCGTCAATGCAGTCTTGAAAACAGTGCTTAAAAGTTATTCGATGATTCTTAACCAACTTAATAAAGTTTATACTCTGACCATCCTATTAAGACtgcggggtatggtggggcttgggttgggcatgGGTTGGGGCAATTGCTGACACCTGGATGTTGAATTCTCATAACCCAAACCCAAGTTTtaatggggtatggtggggcttgggttgggcgtggcTGGGCCGGCGTGGCCTAGCCACATcaccatttttttaatatatatttaaattaattaactacattaaaaaaaacatattttttttaaatacataaacaaacataataattattaaaataaaaaaaaatcattcttcgtcgtcttcgtcggtttcgaacccagaaatcgttgaaacatgttccaccaaaatcatcgtcatcatagtgggtaacgaccgctctaccttcatcctccaaaatcatgttgtgaagaatgatacatgtgtacatcacgtttccaatctgatccttgtccaatagtcgacaaggcatttgtaatattcgccaccttttcttcaaaacaccgaatgctcgctcgacgtctttacgtgcagccatctgtaccctgttaaactttaatctctttggatctgtCGTACCGTGTTTtgtgaatgattttacaaaaaccccccactctgggtaaatcccatcaactaggtagtacccatacacgtactcaaccccgtttacaaagaaagttcctttgggtcctataccatttactcgatcattgaaaaggggcgagtggtttatgatggtaatatcattatgtgaacctggcataccgaagaacgcatgccatatccaaagatcttgggacgcaaccgcttcaagcatgatggctggactcccgtgaaatccactcgtgtgagcgccttgccattgggtaggacaaagttcccaagctcatttcatacaatctaaactacctagcatcccgggtagtccatgataatctgcgtgatgttccaataattgttgcatgtcactgaatgagggctttctcaaatatcttttcctatagagttctagaatacacgaacaaaagttgtgaagactttctctagctacacgtgcagacatttttaaatagtcatccataatgtccgaactattgccgtacgctaactgcctaagtgcggcCATGACCTTTTGCCACATAgtaaatcctaattgcccggttacatcgggtttttgttgaaaataaacatacttctcctcaagatctctagatatccttaaaaataagtttctactcatacgaaaacgacgcctaaacattttttcatcatacttaggttcagctgagaagtaatcgcttaccaacaaatcgttagcggtgacccgttcacgagcgatgtaccttctTCTGCGTTTAGGTTGTTGACtctcttcctcctcctcttcgTTTTCaacgatagctttcaccaccgtcgcgatcgtttgtagaaatatttccgccccatcgtcagatgatgatgacgattcagtataacttgaagaactcatggcgagattgtgttttatgtgtttgattttgtgtgagaaaaatgataaatattgtaaagtatttataaaggaaatttttttttttaaatagaccaacggctagcccaacggctagtttggtttggccattcacaacccgccatgtcagcttggccagaccgccccacgcccggcttgaaacccatgccccaagggccacgccgaaacccatgcccacccggggtggtggcgtgggcgttttccccctaccgacgcccaaactcccgccccataccccgcagtctaaaaattatgattccgCCAAGGCCTTGAAAACAGTGCTTAAAAGAAGTTATGCGATGAAAATGCTTTTAATCAATGGTACAATTTTAAACGGTGCTTAAAACTTGTGTGATGACCCGACCCACAAGAAAATTTGTAAATAAAAGACATTCGAATACCTGTAAAAAGTTTTGGAACGAAGAACAACGTGAAAAGAAGTAAAGTAGTCATCAAAACTTCCATAATATTATTAGCTTAAAGAAAGTCAACAACTTGCATATATGTACATGTTATGTACATTTCATATTATTCAAACCCCCTCTTCCACCTTTATTAAACATCAAAATTTACATTACAATCTCGATCTTCGGATGCATTTCATCGGATTGAAATGCGAAGGTCTCCGACCCGAAGCAAACGTGTACGAGgaagacgaagaagaagaagacctTAAGTCCCAATCTTCAACATTCTTGGGGACACAAACATCAAACAGGATTTGACCAAGAATCCCATGAGCGTTGACTTTCGGTGGGGTTGACCGTGGGATGAAGCGTTCTTTAGATGCATCATGAACGGACCCCACGTCTTGACCTTCATGGTACTCGACTGAGCCGGGGACCACAAAGTGGTCGTTTAAATCAAGAGTGATTCTATGGAAGCTTTGGTATTGGTTTGAACTAGAAACCGCTTCCCTCAGATGATTTAACGGTTCTGACGGCTGGTTGTGGGACCCACTAACCCGTAGAGTTCTTGTTGAGTAAACATGTACAGCCTTTGTTAGAAGCTCGGTCACAGCAGATTTATACTCGTCTGGATGAAGGCGATAATGACCTGCATGATACAAAAATAATCAATTTTGGGTCGTGTTTAGGttgcctttttttttttaataaagtgttgtgtCCAGGTTGACTTGTTTAACCCGTTTGATTAAACAGATCGTCCCACCAACCCAATTAACATGTTACCGACTTGATTATTAGTTATTACCTATCAACCCAATTAACATTGTGTTCGGGTTACATGAACAAAGGTCGTGCTCGTTCATTTATGTctgtgaacgttcggtaacatgtTCTTTTTACGTTTGTTAGTATTAGacagttcattagtgtttttaatatttctgttttatttagatacttcaaaattcaaattttccCAAGATAGAATATTTAATAAGTAtcaatgtattatatattttgttcatgaacgcttgtttttgtttgtttgttttcatttgtgttcatgaacgttcttTTGCGTTCATTACCTAAAATTAacattaacaaacgaacacgaacagaaaATCACGTTTATGAACAGTTCGAGAACACATAtattccttaacaaacgaacacgaacaaggtcttgttcttgttcgtttgcagccctagttgTTGGCATAAGTTCACATAGGCAAACTATCGGTTTTTCAAATGAAACGTACACGAGCATACCTACATGAGGGGAGCTAGTCCATTTTACCAATTTAACATCGCCGCCAAGACTTTCTAATCGTTGAGCGAAGTTGCATATGATTTGATAAGGGGCAAGATTGTCATTTTCTGAGCAAAGTATTAAATACGGTGCTCCCATGCCCTGCATTAGTTGAATAtaaaaaaagttgaaagaaaataaAAGAGAAGATTAGAATGAAATACAATGAGTAAATTGCCaatttagtccctgtggtttggctacaaatgccactttagtccaagaagttttttttttcctcATCTGTGTCGCTAAGGTTTCAGTTTTTGGTCATTTCCATCCAACCCCCTAACTCCATTCAAAAATCTCAGTTACGTcaaacgcaaaaaaaaaaaaaaaaaaaagataaatgtgaagtgacaaaaatacccctgacttagcTGAGATTTTTTTAAGAAGTTAGGGGGGTTGGATGAAAATGACCAAAAATTGGAAACCTCAAGGACACAAGAGataagaaaaaaactatttagactaaagtGGCATCTATGGctaaactacagggactaaaatgacaatttactctttattaAAGACACCATGAAGCAATGGAAACTTACAACGGATGCGTACAACGTCTGCCAGTATTCCGCGCGTTGCGACTCAAATCTAGTAAGGAATAGAGCATCAAGGCTAGATGAGATACCGTTTGCTATTAACGTTGCGATTTTGGGAGGACGGGACAGTTTAAGAATGCTCGGGTCAAGTACAAATCGGGtgcccaaatcacttgtgaaatcgacgggagaTGAATCGAATATGAGTCCCGAAAGACAGTCTCTAACAAGTCGGTATTCATCCTTCATCATAGAATAACAAACAACGTGAAATCTAAGACATAGAGGTGGCAATTTCAACCCCTTTACTTACGGATAGGGATGCAAATgaactgaacgttcagcgaacagttcgtgaaccgttcgtttgtttaataaatgaacgaacacaaacaagaaatttcgttcgtttggttaaatgaatgaacatgaacagaTGCCTCGCACGTTCATTTATATTCATGAATGTTCGGTAAAGTgatcgtttatgtttgtttgtgttcgatagCTCATTAGTGTTTtcaacttttttattttgtttgaatACTTCGAAATTCCGACAAAGAAAATATTTAAAAAGTATGAACAGAATGCTTGTTTGTGtttatttgtgttcatgaacattcatttgcgttcgttacctaaaattaacaaacaaacacgaaccaggaaatctcgttcggtaagtgttcatgaacagttcgtgaacacatatatttccttaacaaacgaacacgaactaggtcttgttcgtgttcgttcagttcgtttgcagccctacttaCAGATGAGTCAATTTGGGTTGTGGTTCATCTCAAACgaaccaaaccaaaaaaaaaagagATAGTTACATGGGGATCGGGTCAAATGAGTTTAAATCTATTTTGAGTGTGGACAACCTCATAAAACACTTTTATTTGAAAATACAGACGATTACTAAAAAGAAATTATTTTTGCATTCATAAGTTAACACATTAAATATTTGTAGAAAACCGACAAAAAGTGTTTGTGGGTCAACCTAACCTGACCCGTTTTTCACTCGTACTATACTAAAAAGACCCTTTTTGACTACTTACCCAACTCACCCATTTTCCCACCTCTAAAATAAACTTGTTATAAAActaatgaaataaaaaaaatataataaaataaaaaaacaattaataataataaaggtTAAAGATTAGTACCAGATTTCCATGAGATTCATACTTGGAGTCCATTATCTATGCCAAAAAGATGCCAAGTAAATAACAATTAGGAATGCATGATCAGTTTCCAAATAGGTTTTAACCACATTCTTTTTTTCTAACTGACTACAGGTAAAGTTTGTTTGTGTGGTAATTGACCACTAACAAAACGACACGCGATGCGCACATGGAAGATATATTATTTACCTGCAAAGCTTTGTACATGCAAGCTTTGGGACCACCAGAAAAAGACGCAAACACAACTGGGCAAGGTCTTTTTTTTAGCTCCTTCATTAAAAGATACAGAAATTAGTATTAAACCTATTAATAATTAACGAATAAACGCCATATAAAATGAGTAAAACTAACCTTAACAAGTTCATTTAGAATGTCCATGGCCAACGTTGTTGCCTTGTCAGGGAAGAACCTGTAAAAAACTTGATGTCAAATTACCAGACAATCTTTCACAGAAGTTTCATTAGCGTGTACAAAAAATGTTTAGCGATTGTCTTTGTTTGACTTGTTGACTAGACCCCGACTCTCATTAGATGGATTTGAGTAGTTTACAACAAAGAAATATTCATTTATCGATTCTTCTCATATGAATGTATGATTATTGCAACATTTATCATTTTTTGAGCTAAAATGACTTACCTCTCCCAATGTTATTGTAGCCTAACCTACATCAAGCCAATAAACAATAACTAAAACAAAATACCAACCATAACTTTTAACCCAAACTACCATATCATCTTACTCTCCATATACCGAAAAGCAAAAGTGCAATAACTTCTTCCAATAATAATAGCACATTAGTAGCACTTCGAAATCCTTTTAATCTAATATGAGGTAAATGCAACATGTACAATCCAAAGTAAAATAATACTCCACCAAATAAAAACCGATTCGGTTTCTTGATTCTTCCCAAACTTAATCAATTTTTTAGCTAAAATAAAATTACCCCTATATTATGGTAaccaaggtttaaaagaacggaaacgagtttcgaggcgttttcccttcgcctcaccaggcggtattaataaataaatttaaaaaatatatatattataattatcaaaataacaatactaactaatttcatcatcaaaatcattaaaaacacacataaaaaagacatgaaatgcttgaaaattgacacaaaaagtcaaaaacatcatAAGAAACTATCAAAATTTCTGAGGCACATATACAATAAAAACTCCATGAGGTGCGCCTCAGACtcgttttttggccgtttcgcctcgaggcgcgCGCCTCAAGCATTTTTTAAAACCATGATGGTAACCTAATCTACAAATTTTAAACCTACATCAAGGCAATACATAATAACTATAAGAATTACCAACCCTAGGTTTCCGATGTACCATACGCAATATCTACCCAAAAGAACTTCTTCCCATATTAGTAACTTTTAAGCTAACATGACCTAATTAACTTCTTCCCAAAATATTATTCCATCTACCCACATATTGATTCCATCCCATAATTATTGCAACATATATCTCCATTTTTAAGCcaatataccccccccccctcttatTGAGAAAAGGGTAATTTGGATATTCAATTATCATGTAGAATCAATCATAATAATTATCAAATTCTCAACAACAGCTCAGATTCTGAGATTCATCATGCAAATTGAAACCATTTGCAACCGATATTTCTTCCCAAAACAGTTCCAATTAAATTCAAAAAACAATTAAGGGTTTATAAATTGAGGGGGGTTAAAGAAGACATACAGATTAAGAAATTGGCTATGGCAAACAAGAGAATCCCAACCAAAAGATGAATAAAGATCAATATAGTTGTTCAGATGTTTATCTTGACTCGACATCCATGCGAAAACAACCACAATTCCTTTGTTTGTTCGATCTTTTTCTTGTTTCTTCAAATTCCCCCAGTAGAATCTGCCCCCAAATCCCCACATTTTCCCCTTTGATTGATGTTTCGAGAGAGAATTAGAGGTGAATTTGAAGTGGGTTTataggaagaagaagaagaagatgattgaaaAGTTGGTAAGTGGGAGTTTGGGGGGAGGtggaggaggaagaagaagattttgAGGCGTGAAGAGTTGATGATTTTTTTGGTATTCTTTTTGGTGTTTATCTTGTTGGGGTGATGATGATTGGTTGTTTTGTATAGTGTGGGTGTGTGTGTGCATTTTAAGAAAAATAGTATTTAATAAACTATGAATTTTGTAGTTTcatgaaagaaagaaaaaaactttatttttttaattggaAATTTTATTATACTCACAATAAAATGGCAGGTAAACGACAACAAGCTGTGTCGAAGTCTTCTTTGGAATAGCAAAACCAATGTTACTAAAAATAGTTTTGTGTCTTAAAGGTCGAATGATTAGCATGCATGACCCGTTGAACATTGTTTAGAAATTTCATAACCTTCGTGTCTAGGAAACCAAAAGTATTAAAAGCAAAAAGTGATAAATACGTGTTGATTCTTTAAACAAATTTTCTCATGCTTAACAATTTTGTCTGATTCCGTCTTCATCGCAACATGACCTGCAACAAACCTATTATTCTTGAGCCCAACAAAAGGAGACAATCCTGTAAAGTCCATAATGACATAAGCATGTTTCTATCTGTCCACCCAAACACAAGAATATCAGTTCGCCGTAAAATAGACATCTCTTCACGCAGATCCATCAGAAAATTCAAGTACTAAAACATAGTtataccaatggggtggtggtccat
It encodes:
- the LOC110913521 gene encoding uncharacterized protein LOC110913521, producing MWGFGGRFYWGNLKKQEKDRTNKGIVVVFAWMSSQDKHLNNYIDLYSSFGWDSLVCHSQFLNLFFPDKATTLAMDILNELVKELKKRPCPVVFASFSGGPKACMYKALQIMDSKYESHGNLDEYRLVRDCLSGLIFDSSPVDFTSDLGTRFVLDPSILKLSRPPKIATLIANGISSSLDALFLTRFESQRAEYWQTLYASVGMGAPYLILCSENDNLAPYQIICNFAQRLESLGGDVKLVKWTSSPHVGHYRLHPDEYKSAVTELLTKAVHVYSTRTLRVSGSHNQPSEPLNHLREAVSSSNQYQSFHRITLDLNDHFVVPGSVEYHEGQDVGSVHDASKERFIPRSTPPKVNAHGILGQILFDVCVPKNVEDWDLRSSSSSSSSYTFASGRRPSHFNPMKCIRRSRL